The following proteins come from a genomic window of Micromonospora echinofusca:
- a CDS encoding thiol-disulfide oxidoreductase DCC family protein, with product MSARPTGGSGGVPDATAHGGGGVRGFTVLYDAHCPLCRSARRWLASRAQLVPLEFVPAGSAEARRRFPGLDHDATLRDLTVVADTGEVYAGDGAWFACLWSLADHRATAERLARPHLLPLARRVVAAASSVRQRVREPWAEPADDPAGYGGPDDRADCADDRCG from the coding sequence ATGAGCGCCCGCCCCACGGGCGGGTCGGGCGGAGTCCCGGACGCCACCGCGCACGGGGGCGGTGGCGTCCGGGGGTTCACCGTCCTCTACGACGCGCACTGCCCGCTCTGCCGCTCCGCGCGGCGCTGGCTGGCGTCCCGCGCCCAGCTCGTACCCCTGGAGTTCGTGCCGGCCGGCTCGGCCGAGGCCCGGCGGCGCTTCCCCGGCCTGGACCACGACGCCACGCTGCGGGATCTCACCGTGGTCGCGGACACCGGCGAGGTGTACGCGGGCGACGGCGCCTGGTTCGCCTGCCTCTGGTCGCTCGCCGACCACCGGGCGACGGCGGAGCGGCTGGCCCGCCCGCACCTGCTCCCGCTGGCCCGGCGGGTGGTCGCCGCCGCCTCCTCGGTCCGCCAACGGGTGCGCGAGCCGTGGGCGGAGCCGGCCGACGACCCGGCGGGATACGGTGGCCCCGATGACCGAGCAGACTGCGCCGACGACCGCTGCGGGTGA